CGCGTTGACAAGAGCGATGAGATGAATGGACCTCGACATCTCCTGGCCTCTGCGTGCTTGGGGCTGCTGGCGCCCCTCGCCGCCAGGGCCGCCAACGACTCCGGTGCTGATGGACCCGAGTGCCGCAATCGAGGTACCGGTTGACGGCCGGCTCGACACAACCACGCAGATGACCCTGGGTGGACCGGAAACGCTCCGCATAGACACGCAGGTAGTAATCAAAGTGATGAGCCAGGGCCCGGTAGAGGACAGTGCGCTCGGGGTGGCGGGGGCGATAGACCCCGGGCTCGACGTGGCGGCGGACGACTCCACTCTGAAGAGTAAAGACGGAACTGGTAGCCAGGAGCTTGCAGTCGAGCCACGACGGCAGGGCTGGCAACGTTCGAGATGAAGCTCTTATCGGACCAGCTCGTCTGCAGTGAAGCAACCGCCTCTCAGCAAGCCACTCAGAACCGCTTGGTGCGCATGATCGAGACGACTTTGCCCTTATCGGCAATTCTCAGGGCAACTGCGACTGCCCCCGCAATCGCGTCCGCAGCTGGCCGGAGAGCTTCCGGGTTCTGGTGGATGTAGCGCTCGGTGATGGAGCGCGTCTGGTAGCCGTGGCCGAGTAGCGGGGCGACGAAGGCGGCGTAGCGGCCGTTGTGGACGTGAGCGCCCATGCTGGCGAAGGTGTGGCGGAGGGAGTGGAGGTCGCAGCCGCGCTCGAGGGGCAGCTCGGCGGCTCGCCAGATGAGGCGGCGTGCGTTGTTGATGGCTCGGTAGGGCGTCTTGGGGGCGCGTGGGCCCGGGCAGACACAATCTTCCGAACGCGACGTCTTGGGCTTCGCCTCGCGGAGGAGGTCGACCGCAGCGTGGCCGATGACACGGCGTTGCGAGCCGGTCTTGGAGTCTTCGAGGTTCAGGAGGCCGGCGTCGAGGTCGACGTGCTTCCAGCGGAGGCCGTCTACCGCACCGCGGCGCTCAGCGTGGGGACTGCCGAGGAGCTCGCCGCGGCGGAGACCGGTCAAGGCGAGGAGCCGGATCGTGAGGACCACCGACGCGTGGACCTTGTGTGCCTTGCCATCCACCTGGACCTTACCGGAGGTCGCCGCTTCGGTCAGCACC
This portion of the bacterium genome encodes:
- a CDS encoding tyrosine-type recombinase/integrase — protein: MRSLTAERVRALHRSMSQTPGAANRMLTALGAALAFGQREGLGPAEFTNPCGLVQRFREEGSRRSLTREELERLGAVLTEAATSGKVQVDGKAHKVHASVVLTIRLLALTGLRRGELLGSPHAERRGAVDGLRWKHVDLDAGLLNLEDSKTGSQRRVIGHAAVDLLREAKPKTSRSEDCVCPGPRAPKTPYRAINNARRLIWRAAELPLERGCDLHSLRHTFASMGAHVHNGRYAAFVAPLLGHGYQTRSITERYIHQNPEALRPAADAIAGAVAVALRIADKGKVVSIMRTKRF